From the genome of Venturia canescens isolate UGA chromosome 11, ASM1945775v1, whole genome shotgun sequence:
ATCTTTCTTGAATAGGGCATCCCGGACACTTTTTTCCATCCGCAAGTACTCGGATTTGCCGTTCGCATCGATGAGTCCACTTTCGTGGAGGAATCTTCCGAAGAAGAGCTGCTTGGGCGGGTCGATGAGAGCGCTTCCGATCGCGATGCCCTTTAAATTGATCTTTTCGTCGGATTTCTGACGATTATTGTGCTCGTGGATCGACTGGGCAACGTAAAGAGCTAATTTGCTTCCTTCACCGTGGCCTGACACGAAGACGTCGTTGTATCGCAGACTCGGAAAAAGGTGGTAAAACTGCTCCAGTACGTTGAGCAAGATGTCACCCTTTTCCTTCGGCGTCGACGGAACGCCGCGAAAATGGTTGGCAAAACTGAAATTCGATCCAATGTCGTGGTCGATGTAAATAACGTGGTGCTTCTTGCTCAAGAACTCCGGGCGCACGTTGAAATGACCTAAATCGTTGAACGAGATTGGACCGCCGTGCATGAGTACACATTCAATGAAATCTTTGCAGAGGGATAGCACTACCGGAgctttttcagaattttcctacgaaaataatttcatttattagttttaatgaataaaagtAAGCGATCTGAGCGGAGATTTTGTGATTTATGAATTGACCCTTTTGTCTGGTATTTGCGttgattttcacgtttttttttttcaatttctttgagACTCTCATTTTGaatactctcaaattttccatCATTAAAGTTCGCTATGATGTcagtgaattatttattttcggagTGAGCATCCAGCGAATCTGCTGTCAAACGCAAAGTAAAGCTTGGTTGCAGAGACCAATAATGAGCGAGCATTACTGAGAAAGAAATTTTAGTTGGATGAAGAAACAATGATAgcgaaacaaataaaattcgtaCACTGCTGAAATCTGATCgagtcaacaaaaaaatgagaaattcttACCTTGGCAGGAAAATACCAGAAGAAAAGATTAGTATTGAAGGTTTCGTTAACAATGAAATAACCGGCGTGACTCTTGATGTTCAATTGCGCGGAAAAATTAACGTTGGATCGGATTAAGGCATCGGAAATCTTTCCTTTCCGTATATAAGCCGTTAGATTAAGAGACACAATCCCCATCGGTTCCTCCTCCTCGTCTTTTCTGATATCCCATGAGTCTGAGTCTGGGCCTGAGCCTGAGCCTAAGGCGTCTACGTCGAAGCTTCGCTCCAGTTCTTCATACCTTAAAGGCTCCAGGTATAGCCTTCGGACTCTTCCTTGTCTCTGTTCTTGTCCTTGCACTTGgctctgtccttggccttggTTTTGGATTACCAGAGGCTCGTTATTCGTAATCAATTTGCGATCAGAGTCGGCTCCATTGGAATAGTTGAGAGGCGGTTGAAAGGGCTTCCCTCTTAGACCAAAGTTCGAATAGCTCGAAGCATGCTCAAGAGTGACAACGAGGACCAAAAACACCACTCGTACACCAAAATTCTTTGGCCAATTCATGCTCTTTGCTCCTTTTCGTGTCTTCGTACGAGTCTATCGATTGCTGGATGATTCGAGGCTGGCCTCCACTAGCACCGGAGATCAAACTGCGTTTAAGCTCCTGTTCCAATTTCCAGATCTTATGAGGAACCTGGATACGAATGTTTCTGGAAATATATTGAGAGTGATTAGTTTCCCTACGAACACGAAACATTTTCTATTGTACCGAGCACGTGCTGCTCCCTAAATCACAATAAGTTTGAGCTCAACAAAAACAAAGCTCCAAGGCACATAATTTAATGATATGAGATTCAAGGTCAAGCAGCTATATTGCACAATAAGAATTCTGGGAACAAACACCTCATCGATGGGCGATAGGAAATTTACGGAGAAACGATCGAACGatcttttaaaatcattttttttttgttttttgttttttcgttgcaCCGTTTGCTAAAATTCTGGAGATCTTTACTTCTTCGTTCCTTGTACGTGAGTGATCATAATTCGTTGATACGGTCCCCAAGCGACCCGTGCATTCCATGAATCCTCGTAATCGACGAAATTCTGTTCCTTCTCGGTCAATCTTCTCCTAGAAAATCTCTAGTCACATTGTATCGAGGCCGTTTCGCCTTATCTATGGCAGTAAAAAAACTACTTTTGAGCACGAAAGAACGTGACAAAACAATCTCAAAACTCATCACGAAGAATGGAATTGTGGGAAGTCTCAATATGGCCTTGGAATATTCGGGAAACGAATTTTCCTCTTCATAATTCAGAGTCTCAGAATTTAACGTGAATATAATACGATAAAGATGTTAAAATGTGAGAAATTCGCCTAAAAATTATCGAAGGACCTTAATCAAGGAATTCGAAAACTAAAATCCATCTTTTTCCCATTCACcataacattatttttttattattcaagtACTTCttacaattataaaataaacgaaattttccTGCGTTAATCACCATTACGGCGTAAATGGGAATTGAAATTTCACCCTTCCAAGCTAACTTTTTGAGGTGAGAGTGGAAACCAAAATGCAGAGATGAGCAGGGGATTTAGGGGTGAAATTTACTCGCCAATCTCGTGGTCCATTATCGAGTTGAGCATTGATGATAAACTGGCAAGAAAAATTAGATTGAAAACAGTAATTTTTAGTATATTTCTAGAGAACTACGTCATGCAGCATCGCACAGCTAAGCAATGAGAATTAAAGCGGAGATGCTGcaaaaaaattctactttCATGCacattattataaataaaatatgataaaaaatcgcttCTCTTAATTTCTAGAACTTTTTAAAGGTGAATTTCTCCAAAACTTCCAAAGTCCAGCTCGGTTGGTCGATCATAGACAAATGCCCAGAGTTTCTGATAAGAACTTCGTAGAGGTTGCCTGCTTTTTTGAGGTACCAAGCAAACTTGCCATTCTCATCGTACCCGAATTCTCTTTTGGCGCTTTTGTACTCAGCAACGTGTCTCCAGTTCAACAGGTTTTTAAGGTACCTTTCGACGGATGTGTAAGAGCAAAAGGCATCGAGATTCCCATTGTAGATGAGAACCGGATAGTTGTTGAGGACGGCGGTGAGATTGTGGATTTCAGGCTCGATGAAAGTGGATCTGAGCTTGTTCCTGACCTTGAGGGAAACCTCGCTGAATTTATTTTTGCCAACATGGAGGGCACCCCGTACGTCAGGTTTTTGGACCCACTCGAACGGCTCCCATTTGTTGCGTCCAGATTTGGTATCGAGGAGGTTGAACATCGAGGAGTATCCAGTCAATTTTTTAACGAGAGAGTCCAACTCTCCGAAGAGGGGAGTCACTTGCTCGGTGCCTCGAGGGTGTTTTGAGTCAAAGTGTGCCTGAGCCtcatattgaattttcttctctAGCTGACTTAGCCGATCCCGTTCTTTCTGGCTGACGAGTCCAAACTCGTAGAGATGCTCGCTGTATTCGAGCTGGTTCACCGGGTCCATGAAGCCATTCCCAATCACCATTCCAGCCAGATTGATCTTATTGTCATCCGACAAGTGGATATTGTTCTGGTGGATCAACCAGGTTAACGCTGGCACCAATTTCCCAGCGTACGACTCACCAAACACGTAAAATCTGTTGGAATTGAGAGCTGGGAAGAGCCAGAAGAATTGGTACACAGCTGCCCACAGGTCCTTGACCACATGCTGCGTCGACGACGGGTAACCCACCTCCCATTGAGTAAAACTATAGCCGCTACCAACTGGACTGTCAATGTACAGCATGTGGTGCTTCCGGTTCCAGGCTTTCTTGCGTATACTGAAGTAGATGTTAGACTCGAGATCGACCTGACCATTTTGCAGGAAAATGCTGTAGAATGACGACACTCCGGGGCCACCCTCGACAAACAGAACCACTGGAGCTGTCTCTGGACTCTGTTGGGACATTAAATCATCCTTATTTTGTTTCTGCAGTTTTGCAACCCGAAAGAGGAAAAGCCAAAAATTCCCCCACCAAAGATTCTTCTAATGACGCTAAACCTTCATATTCTCTGATAACAAATTAATAAAGTGAGAAGAATATTGTTTGGTGAATCAAAGAGGTTGTCGCATCGAAGCAACGAATtagatgaaaatttaacaattttatgtTCACTTATTCTTCAATCtttcagtatttttattattctttagcTTCATGTCGtttcattgtttcattttcaGGGTTTTTTTGCATTGTTAAAACTttgatgattaaaaaaaaaattcttctataTAATTACTTCGAATGTTCAATAGTACAAAAATCATCATATCGATATTTTATTGTTCGAGAAACTCTCATGGGTCAAAATATATAGttttgagaaatattttccaaGTCAAACgtcatttgatgaaaaattagctttcatgaaaaattctcacTTTTATGGATTggggaaaatattttaataaaaataatgggaattcaaaatttctaaatcgatgataaaaatatcgCATCAACGAATGCTTGGTATGCATGATATTCACATGGAATTAGGAGGGACGAGAAATCGCATTTTCTGTAGTTTTCACGATCGTGAcattttcaaacaaataatCGTGCGCAGTATTTTGTCGTATCAAATTTTGGTCGAACGGGACAAAATTCGTTTTGATCggctaatttttctttttcacatcGAATGCGTTTGCTAA
Proteins encoded in this window:
- the LOC122417857 gene encoding venom serine carboxypeptidase-like; its protein translation is MNWPKNFGVRVVFLVLVVTLEHASSYSNFGLRGKPFQPPLNYSNGADSDRKLITNNEPLVIQNQGQGQSQVQGQEQRQGRVRRLYLEPLRYEELERSFDVDALGSGSGPDSDSWDIRKDEEEEPMGIVSLNLTAYIRKGKISDALIRSNVNFSAQLNIKSHAGYFIVNETFNTNLFFWYFPAKENSEKAPVVLSLCKDFIECVLMHGGPISFNDLGHFNVRPEFLSKKHHVIYIDHDIGSNFSFANHFRGVPSTPKEKGDILLNVLEQFYHLFPSLRYNDVFVSGHGEGSKLALYVAQSIHEHNNRQKSDEKINLKGIAIGSALIDPPKQLFFGRFLHESGLIDANGKSEYLRMEKSVRDALFKKDYVGAFKIYQNLTGSFFRRLTGYARPFNILRNEKNSSELFNYNKLLNAVLEHSRVLSRISLPIFAKSLAEKAADSMISQADTVRKLLANYRILVYTGNLDILCSYRSMAVWLNALSWPGAKRFRNAVQLEWRDARDEVAGYVRKSGNLVEAVVRNAGHFMFADQPKWTLQLLEYFFRGAI
- the LOC122417860 gene encoding venom serine carboxypeptidase-like, encoding MNFRRNVCVELMLVILAVTFDESVSVECFYDTSNDTSSAGKPLYVLSWLRNYYGHPECAQIKAKVSHPQLPDIPSYAGYFTVNKNLGSNLFFWYFPARESPETAPVVLFVEGGPGVSSFYSIFLQNGQVDLESNIYFSIRKKAWNRKHHMLYIDSPVGSGYSFTQWEVGYPSSTQHVVKDLWAAVYQFFWLFPALNSNRFYVFGESYAGKLVPALTWLIHQNNIHLSDDNKINLAGMVIGNGFMDPVNQLEYSEHLYEFGLVSQKERDRLSQLEKKIQYEAQAHFDSKHPRGTEQVTPLFGELDSLVKKLTGYSSMFNLLDTKSGRNKWEPFEWVQKPDVRGALHVGKNKFSEVSLKVRNKLRSTFIEPEIHNLTAVLNNYPVLIYNGNLDAFCSYTSVERYLKNLLNWRHVAEYKSAKREFGYDENGKFAWYLKKAGNLYEVLIRNSGHLSMIDQPSWTLEVLEKFTFKKF